Proteins found in one Desulfovibrio porci genomic segment:
- a CDS encoding tyrosine-type recombinase/integrase, which produces MPLTDTHIRSLKPDSKPRKYFDGGGLFLYVPTSGSKLWRMAYRFDGKSKLLSFGEYPSVSLRDARERREDARRLLAKGVDPSEQKREEKKARISAERESFQNIAREWHETRMAEFSEKHQGTVMYRLKTYIFPRIGKTHIAKLETRDIMEVVKPLEQRGNYETSRRVLQIINQVFRYAVITGRAKHNIAADLRGALRPRKTVHRAAVLEPEKVGQLLRDIDAYEGYFPLVCALKLAPLVFTRPTELRAAQWKEFDLESGEWRIPAERMKMRRQHLVPLSRQAMFILRELQKYSGEGKFLFPSIRTEVRPISDATMLNALRRMGYQKHEMSVHGFRSIASTLLNELGYNRDWIERQLAHGEQDEVRAAYNYAEYLPERRKMMQDWADYLDGLRNTQQKRNKEGVCKRTP; this is translated from the coding sequence ATGCCTCTTACCGATACCCACATCCGCAGTCTGAAACCCGATTCAAAGCCCCGCAAATATTTCGACGGCGGCGGCCTGTTCCTCTATGTGCCCACCAGCGGCAGCAAGCTCTGGCGGATGGCTTACCGCTTTGACGGCAAGAGCAAACTGCTCAGTTTCGGGGAATACCCCAGCGTCTCGCTCAGGGACGCCAGAGAACGACGCGAGGATGCCCGGCGTCTGCTGGCCAAAGGCGTTGATCCTTCCGAGCAGAAACGGGAAGAAAAGAAGGCCAGAATCTCAGCCGAACGCGAGAGCTTCCAGAATATCGCCAGAGAATGGCATGAAACCCGCATGGCGGAGTTTTCTGAAAAGCATCAGGGAACCGTCATGTACCGGCTGAAAACCTACATCTTTCCACGTATTGGCAAAACGCACATCGCCAAACTGGAAACACGGGATATCATGGAGGTGGTCAAGCCTCTGGAGCAGCGGGGAAACTATGAGACTTCCCGGAGAGTGCTGCAGATCATCAATCAGGTATTCCGCTATGCGGTCATCACGGGCCGGGCAAAGCACAATATCGCAGCCGATCTCCGGGGAGCCTTGAGGCCGAGAAAAACGGTCCATCGCGCGGCGGTGCTGGAACCGGAAAAAGTCGGCCAGCTTTTGCGGGATATCGACGCCTACGAAGGCTATTTTCCTCTGGTCTGTGCCTTGAAGCTGGCTCCGTTGGTTTTCACCCGTCCCACGGAACTGCGGGCTGCCCAATGGAAGGAATTCGACCTTGAGTCCGGGGAATGGCGCATCCCTGCGGAACGCATGAAAATGCGCCGTCAGCATCTTGTGCCCCTGTCCCGGCAGGCAATGTTCATTCTTCGGGAACTTCAAAAATACTCCGGGGAGGGAAAATTCCTTTTTCCCTCCATCCGCACGGAGGTACGGCCCATTTCCGATGCGACCATGCTTAATGCGCTTCGGCGCATGGGCTACCAGAAGCACGAAATGAGCGTGCATGGTTTTCGCTCCATCGCATCCACACTGCTCAACGAACTCGGCTATAACCGGGACTGGATTGAGAGGCAGCTTGCCCACGGGGAGCAGGACGAAGTGCGTGCGGCATACAATTATGCGGAATATCTGCCTGAGCGCCGAAAGATGATGCAGGATTGGGCGGACTATCTGGACGGATTACGCAACACACAGCAGAAAAGAAATAA